From Borreliella afzelii, a single genomic window includes:
- a CDS encoding P12 family lipoprotein: MGKNLFLYILLMLGLMSCSLDSKLFGNKEQNNNDNVKEVLDSVQKDSLKNLYSSQEEQKGFNKNFGERKYQDLIVPIGPIVSSKSLNNKVDIPNISTNHAKKKEIKKEDLVPFTYEERRASEVIKNIQDILKDSGFFKLIEDVCVLKDEYILIKDDFNNVMSKIQNKKASLMENLNNNKNKIRELAQLQNELKIGFEFDEFINKIDMAEQEIRSAALFFDIAQKSLEESIIKRLESKNKASYALKLSREALSKAESTLDNLDSYFLKKAEAMVKKQELEKLIEHVKTVLKSIN, translated from the coding sequence GTGGGAAAAAATTTGTTTTTATATATATTGTTAATGTTAGGATTGATGTCTTGTAGTCTAGATTCTAAATTATTTGGTAATAAAGAACAAAATAATAATGATAATGTAAAAGAAGTTTTGGATAGTGTTCAAAAAGATTCTTTAAAGAATTTATATAGTAGTCAAGAAGAGCAAAAAGGTTTTAATAAAAATTTTGGAGAGCGGAAATATCAGGATTTAATTGTTCCTATAGGACCTATAGTGTCTTCAAAATCATTGAATAATAAGGTTGATATACCGAATATTTCAACTAATCATGCTAAAAAAAAAGAAATAAAAAAAGAGGATTTAGTTCCTTTTACTTATGAAGAAAGAAGGGCAAGTGAAGTAATTAAAAATATACAAGATATTCTTAAAGACTCTGGATTCTTTAAGTTAATTGAGGATGTGTGTGTACTTAAAGATGAATATATTTTAATAAAAGATGATTTTAATAATGTGATGAGCAAGATTCAGAATAAAAAAGCATCACTAATGGAAAATTTAAATAACAATAAAAATAAGATAAGGGAACTAGCGCAATTGCAAAATGAGTTAAAGATAGGTTTTGAATTTGATGAATTTATAAATAAGATCGATATGGCAGAACAAGAGATAAGATCTGCAGCTTTATTTTTTGATATTGCTCAGAAAAGTTTAGAAGAGAGCATTATTAAAAGATTAGAGAGTAAAAATAAGGCATCTTATGCACTAAAATTATCTAGAGAAGCTTTAAGTAAAGCAGAGAGTACTTTAGATAACTTAGACTCTTATTTTTTAAAAAAAGCTGAGGCAATGGT